The following proteins are encoded in a genomic region of Gossypium hirsutum isolate 1008001.06 chromosome D05, Gossypium_hirsutum_v2.1, whole genome shotgun sequence:
- the LOC107904025 gene encoding uncharacterized protein isoform X2, whose translation MRHEEKEQEIPKLKDEHQMTKMELEEYKSKIGVMGNEIQQLKRKLEAQLVEWFALQTNVQGGQVLATSGAVLQSVNELVSSGETGATYFQPSMAGFLQQTCFDQDYNITAPAAAAGFANHNLRFGFDAPNSQGNKAGDWTDSATANYNLPEYGATNNHDNIFNNVVGAGLLPTGSSLDANPEASFMFDAANNHENYGDLLPHGHATGSCSAHARKQFLAHVEKAKTTGWLDSSFHYGNSINGKENGACQ comes from the exons ATGAGGCATGAGGAGAAGGAACAAGAGATCCCAAAGTTGAAGGATGAACACCAGATGACGAAAATGGAGCTAGAGGAATACAAGTCTAAAATTGGGGTTATGGGAAATGAGATCCAACAACTTAAGAGAAAGCTTGAGGCACAG CTGGTAGAATGGTTTGCGTTGCAGACCAATGTGCAAGGCGGTCAAGTTTTAGCAACTTCGGGAGCTGTTTTACAAAGTGTTAATGAATTAGTGAGTTCGGGAGAGACAGGGGCGACATACTTTCAACCTTCCATGGCTGGTTTTCTTCAGCAAACATGCTTTG ACCAGGACTACAACATTACAGCCCCTGCTGCTGCTGCTGGTTTTGCAAACCATAACTTGCGCTTTGGGTTTGATGCCCCTAATAGTCAGGGTAATAAAGCAG GAGACTGGACTGATTCTGCTACTGCAAATTATAACTTGCCTGAGTATGGTGCTACGAACAATCATGATAACATTTTCAACAATGTCGTCGGTGCTG GACTTCTTCCTACTGGTTCCTCCTTGGATGCAAATCCTGAAGCGTCCTTCATGTTTGATGCTGCAAATAATCATGAGAATTATGGTGATCTTTTACCCCATGGCCACGCTACAG GATCATGTTCTGCTCATGCCCGAAAACAGTTTCTAGCACATGTTGAAAAAGCAAAGACTACCGGATGGTTGGATTCATCATTTCATTATGGCAATTCCATAAACGGTAAAGAGAATGGGGCCTGCCAATAA
- the LOC107904025 gene encoding uncharacterized protein isoform X1, whose amino-acid sequence MRHEEKEQEIPKLKDEHQMTKMELEEYKSKIGVMGNEIQQLKRKLEAQGQMLTSLEKLVEWFALQTNVQGGQVLATSGAVLQSVNELVSSGETGATYFQPSMAGFLQQTCFDQDYNITAPAAAAGFANHNLRFGFDAPNSQGNKAGDWTDSATANYNLPEYGATNNHDNIFNNVVGAGLLPTGSSLDANPEASFMFDAANNHENYGDLLPHGHATGSCSAHARKQFLAHVEKAKTTGWLDSSFHYGNSINGKENGACQ is encoded by the exons ATGAGGCATGAGGAGAAGGAACAAGAGATCCCAAAGTTGAAGGATGAACACCAGATGACGAAAATGGAGCTAGAGGAATACAAGTCTAAAATTGGGGTTATGGGAAATGAGATCCAACAACTTAAGAGAAAGCTTGAGGCACAG GGGCAAATGCTTACTTCTTTGGAAAAG CTGGTAGAATGGTTTGCGTTGCAGACCAATGTGCAAGGCGGTCAAGTTTTAGCAACTTCGGGAGCTGTTTTACAAAGTGTTAATGAATTAGTGAGTTCGGGAGAGACAGGGGCGACATACTTTCAACCTTCCATGGCTGGTTTTCTTCAGCAAACATGCTTTG ACCAGGACTACAACATTACAGCCCCTGCTGCTGCTGCTGGTTTTGCAAACCATAACTTGCGCTTTGGGTTTGATGCCCCTAATAGTCAGGGTAATAAAGCAG GAGACTGGACTGATTCTGCTACTGCAAATTATAACTTGCCTGAGTATGGTGCTACGAACAATCATGATAACATTTTCAACAATGTCGTCGGTGCTG GACTTCTTCCTACTGGTTCCTCCTTGGATGCAAATCCTGAAGCGTCCTTCATGTTTGATGCTGCAAATAATCATGAGAATTATGGTGATCTTTTACCCCATGGCCACGCTACAG GATCATGTTCTGCTCATGCCCGAAAACAGTTTCTAGCACATGTTGAAAAAGCAAAGACTACCGGATGGTTGGATTCATCATTTCATTATGGCAATTCCATAAACGGTAAAGAGAATGGGGCCTGCCAATAA